In Ahaetulla prasina isolate Xishuangbanna chromosome 6, ASM2864084v1, whole genome shotgun sequence, a single window of DNA contains:
- the FAM43A gene encoding protein FAM43A yields the protein MRGRPGRRRARPAEDREQQPQRPGLAEPSGGGGGAAMLPWKRHKFELLAADEECQPQQQPQPQGRRRERQQQAGPRGASPPPSGKAKDYCQAAAGSLPCSAALGSLARACPAESALSRMGSLFRSKRKKFRVSSEAPTYTALYLGNATTLQAKGEGCTDVAVAKIWAKSEAGRHGTKMKLTIGPQGIRLAPAVPAEAASRPGHLYLLHRVTYCVADPRLPRLFAWIYRHEVKHKAVLLRCHAVLVSKAEKARAMALLLYQTSAAALAEFRRLKKRADARHQQLQQVGPGADGAIPLVPLRKLLLHGPGGCYKPPVERSRSAPKLGSITEDSLGEELEERAAGPDCANGSQDEDCDGAQDEEDELLAPLEEEDGEGAAPAGSSLGQLICGLGELAIGNDVALLRADLRVTRLLSGESTGSESSIESNGHEGGGGGGGGGGSSPPPPLRSCHSPEPDCG from the coding sequence ATGCGCGGGCGACCGGGGCGGCGGCGGGCGCGTCCAGCTGAGGACCGGGAGCAGCAGCCGCAGCGCCCCGGACTGGCTGAGCCGTCGGGAGGCGGCGGGGGCGCCGCGATGCTTCCCTGGAAGAGGCACAAATTCGAGCTGCTGGCCGCGGACGAGGAGTGCCAGCCGCAGCAGCAGCCGCAGCCGCAGGGCCGGCGGCGGGAGCGGCAGCAGCAGGCGGGCCCGCGAGGCGCATCTCCTCCGCCGTCGGGGAAGGCCAAGGATTACTGCCAGGCGGCAGCCGGGAGCCTGCCCTGCTCCGCCGCCCTGGGCTCGCTGGCCCGCGCCTGCCCGGCCGAGAGCGCCCTCTCCAGGATGGGCAGCCTGTTCCGTTCCAAGCGCAAGAAGTTCCGCGTGAGCAGCGAGGCGCCCACCTACACGGCGCTTTATCTGGGCAACGCCACCACGCTGCAGGCCAAGGGCGAGGGCTGCACCGACGTGGCCGTGGCCAAGATCTGGGCCAAGAGCGAGGCCGGCCGCCACGGCACTAAGATGAAGCTGACCATCGGGCCGCAGGGCATCCGTCTGGCGCCCGCGGTGCCGGCCGAGGCCGCCTCCCGCCCGGGCCACCTCTACCTGCTGCATCGTGTCACCTACTGCGTGGCGGACCCGCGGCTGCCGCGCCTCTTCGCCTGGATCTACCGCCACGAGGTGAAGCACAAGGCTGTGCTGCTCCGCTGCCACGCCGTGCTGGTGTCCAAAGCAGAGAAGGCCCGCGCCATGGCGCTGCTGCTGTACCAGACGTCAGCGGCGGCGCTGGCCGAGTTCCGCCGCCTCAAGAAGCGAGCCGACGCGCGGCACCAGCAGCTGCAGCAGGTGGGCCCCGGGGCCGACGGCGCCATCCCGCTGGTGCCGCTCCGCAAGCTGCTTCTGCACGGACCGGGCGGCTGCTACAAGCCGCCCGTCGAGCGAAGCCGCAGCGCGCCCAAACTGGGCTCCATCACCGAGGACTCGCTGGGCGAGGAACTGGAGGAGCGTGCCGCCGGGCCGGATTGCGCCAACGGTTCCCAGGACGAGGACTGCGACGGCGCCCAGGACGAGGAAGACGAGCTGCTAGCCCcgctggaggaggaggacggggagGGCGCGGCGCCCGCGGGGTCCAGCCTGGGGCAGCTCATCTGCGGCCTGGGCGAGCTGGCCATCGGCAACGACGTGGCGCTTCTCCGCGCCGACCTGCGCGTCACCCGCCTGCTCTCCGGGGAAAGCACCGGTAGCGAGTCCTCCATCGAGAGCAACGGACacgagggcggcggcggcggcggaggaggaggaggctcctCACCCCCGCCGCCCTTGCGGTCCTGTCACAGCCCTGAGCCCGACTGCGGCTGA